A stretch of DNA from Oreochromis aureus strain Israel breed Guangdong linkage group 10, ZZ_aureus, whole genome shotgun sequence:
attaaataaaCGTGTATGCAGGTGTGTTTTCAGGACTTTTTCAATGTGATGGCACAGCACAAGGTAGTGCGTGTTTTCTTattagtaaaaataaaaaaaatgaataactgttttaaaaagtggTGAAACAAGTATTTATAACTTTTAAGTAAAAGTCTTGGTAAGTAGTAATACTGGCTTAGTAATACTACAAACAGTAATAATACAAGTACTAAGTAATAATACAAAGTATCAGAATATACTTGAAGTATCTAAAGTAAAAGTACCACCATTTATTATACAGACCCAAGTCCATGATATTGTTGGATCATAattattgattcattaatgtaaatTGATTCATTACAGTGGTAGGTAAATGTTAACAACCCAACAAAGTATAGTAGGTGTACGTAGAATCTGAAAATAATAAACAACTGAAACTTTATTTCTCCGTGTGGACACACCCCAACAAGGAATTAACCTCAATTATGATATACTAGGTGAAAAGTAATGGTATGAATGGAAAAATTGCAAGATCTTAACTTTTTAAGTGAAAACAGGAATCATTTATGAAATCAAAATCACAAACTCTGGCCTTTCTGCATGTTATTACAGTATGAtgcaaaagtctttaaaaattaggtgcagcaatttattgaaacatgtgcagACATACATGGAACTACATAAGGGAAAAACTGAGTTTGTACAATTTCAGTGagcttaaaagtcaatatttggtatgaccacctttattctgcaacacagcctgaactctcttagccATGCTTTTCatataatttctttaagtagtctttagGAATAGTTCAGGCATCTTGATGGACATCCAAAGGCcctctttggatgttggctgcctgtTTAgttcaaaatgatcccacactgcttcaataatacTGACATCTGGGCGCTAGTGAACATCCGAAGCGGGTGGCCAATCCATCAATTAAAGAGTtcgactgtgtgtttttctatccaggtatgcttttactctATTGGGAGTGTGtttaaaggtggtcataccaaatactgactttgtAGCTCattgaaaatttaaaaactgtctttcaaaatcctttttttgatttttcactGAAAAGTAACATCCGATTCCTCCTTTATGCTAGTTTTTACTGCCTTGTATTTTAAttacatgattaaaaaaacattctaaaaatatttataaaaaattcAAGAGAAAATTAACAAAAATTGTCAGTAATATAGTTGCACAACATTTTTGTCTCCCACAGACATAAAGCAAATGCAGACTGGCAGAGACGCAACTGGATACATTAAACGGCCACTGAATGCTTTCATGGTGTGGGCTCACATACACCGCAAGGTCCTGCAGAAAACCATGACAAGAGCcagtattaaaaacattaacattCAGCTCGGGTTGGAGTGGTCCAAGCTTAGCAAGGAACAGCAGGAGCCATACTTTCAAGTGGCTCAGAAACTGAAAAACATCCATAGTCACCAATTTCCTGGTATGAAGCAAAAACCCTATATACATGATAGTAAACATTTATTGCAGAGTAAAGGTGGATCTGTTTTCCATTAACACTGACTCTTGTCTTTGTTTCATCATGCCAGATTACGAGTATCAACCCAGAAAGAGGATGCGCAGAGAAAATTTCACCCCAGTGAGGGAAGTTAGACAGGACGGGGGGCAGCACCAGTCTAGTGTTTCCTTCTTTTCCCCACAAGAAAAGACAACACTGTGTTCAGCTCAGCCCACGTGGCCGGTCCCCATCATATCTTCATTGGCCCCAGTTGTCTCCCACGAAGTGCACTATAATCCCTACTACCTACTACCTGTCCCCTATGTGTCCAGTCTAAGTTACCATATTGATTTAGCCAGGTAAAGAGAGAGACACTTTCATGACACAGAAAACTCAGACTTTTAAGTGCTACATAGCTCACAAACACATTAATCTTGCGGCAGTACACCAACAGCATAAACGTCACAGAGAGGTCCACAATTCAGTGACACCATTTATTGAGTTGAGAGCTCGGAGACACGTGGAAATCGTTAATCATGGCAGCAGGCCTGTCAATCAAAGCGACCATGCCTCTAACTCCTGTATCCTGAGTTATCAAAAAATTCCCACAAATCGATCCTTAAGCCAGTTTTTCTATAAGgctgtaaatatgcttttgtaGTTGGATATATGGCCATCAACCATCAACTTTTGGAAGCAACCCCTAGTTGCCACTAAaggaaatgcatttttttttttaacttttgccCTCATTTTTCAGCAGGTTTAGAAGGTTTGAACTTGATTAAGTCTTATATCAGTCAGGAGTTCCTATGTCagggaatttatttatttttaatcaacaTATTGTACATTAGTGTTAAACCAAGCAGCCACAACAAAAGATGCATGGACAGATGAAGTTTGATGCCTGGCGTCTATCTGAATGTTACTTTGACATGTAGCAACTCCCCATAGCCCAACCTGATCAAGCACACTCACCCAAACCAGTCACCACTTTTACCATCCTAGCAAGAGACAATGGTAGTGTGTGTAAAAGCTGCTTGCAAACAAGCTGCATGCATCCTCAACTCACAGTTAGTGTTACTCATCCAGACACCCCAGGACACCCAGCAGGTCCGTTATCATTGCTCTGGACAGGTCAGGGCTCTTTTGGCAATAGATGGTGCATAAATGTAATATTAGTGCTTTAACAGAATGTAAAGTTTCTCATAGTAGGCAGCTACTGgacattttatttcactgtCACATTTTCTAATAATTACCTTTCCGTGTTTTTATATATGGCTTTTctatatatgtccaaattcaaGGAGCTTCATGGAAGAAGGGAGGGATCACCACTGCATTTACCTGCAGACAGGCCAGATTGTTCCAGCCTTCCTCAGCGGGGAAACAGCACAGCAGCCTAACAGCACTCAGAAAGTCCTCAGTGGTTCATTCACATTAGAGAGCCACACACAGCCCAGCGTCATCACCAATCAGCAGCTGTCTTCAAACAGAAACGAGGCGAACAAATCTGAGGAGGACATTGATGTGGTTGGACTGCTCTAGGAGATGTTCAGCAAACACTGGCTGATTTGCATTTGAGCAAAtcaaatatacatttttcatatattaatagtttattcattttaattctACTTTTTGTTTAGCTGTTGTCATGTATTTAGAGCAGTCCACAACACTAAAAGAAATTGTGCTTTTTCATTGCTACTGATGTAAACTAATGCCAGAAACACACAGGATGAATGATGTTGACTGCACACATGCTTCAAACAACAGTGTAATCTGCTGCAATTAGTAAATCAGCAATTCTTCTTGAAACATTTCATgtgcaattttatttatatacctaTTTCATTACATGAACATAGAAGATAAAAACTACAATGTCTTAAGGCATTccaaataataaaagtaaaaccactttacaaaaaaataatgttaacaGTCACACAGGCAGCTTGTTCCAAAGAATGGGACCACAGTAACTGAAAGCCCTCTTGGCATACCTGGATGTGATTCTGGAAACAGTTAAAAGCTCTGCACACGATAGCCTGAGAAGTCTAATCAGGTTATAGACAATGATCAAATTAGAGATGTTGTGAGGGGAGCCAAACCACTGAAAGCTGCTTTATGAAGTAATAGAAGTATTTTAAAGGTAATTCTACATTGAGAGCCAGTGAAGTGGCTTCAGTATTGCAGTAATAtggtaaaatgtgtgtgtgtgtgtgtgtgtgtgtgtgtgtgtgtgtgtgtgtgtaaggccCACTGATGATTCGGGTGATCCTGCAAATAGAGCAATATAGTCATAACCTGATTGATATATTGTTTTATATGATTTCACAGTTTTtgaaagtgccttgaggcaccaaatcacaaaagcATTTGCTTCAAGGTGCTCTATATTATAAGgtcaagaccctacaataatacagagaaaaccacaacaatcagacccctctatgagcaagcacttggcaacagtaagaaagaaaaactcccttctaacaggaagaaacctccagcagaagcagGATCAAGGAGGGGCAATCATCTTTCCTGACTGGTTTGGGATGTGTAAAGACCCAGAATTGACCCTTGAGA
This window harbors:
- the LOC116319706 gene encoding lymphoid enhancer-binding factor 1, encoding METNSKKIKQEASAEEGSSKHPWLSVSPGQETFQDCPVRKKGHQTGISGPTTPGNKTSLASVETGHSGMFQGCGVGGYMKAEPDHFTQTSPTQGDDIPAVCLTIQPTEEDIKQMQTGRDATGYIKRPLNAFMVWAHIHRKVLQKTMTRASIKNINIQLGLEWSKLSKEQQEPYFQVAQKLKNIHSHQFPDYEYQPRKRMRRENFTPVREVRQDGGQHQSSVSFFSPQEKTTLCSAQPTWPVPIISSLAPVVSHEVHYNPYYLLPVPYVSSLSYHIDLARSFMEEGRDHHCIYLQTGQIVPAFLSGETAQQPNSTQKVLSGSFTLESHTQPSVITNQQLSSNRNEANKSEEDIDVVGLL